GACACTTAATATGCATTAAACAAAGAGAGTGACATCTTTGAATGAAGTCATTACACTATTAATGAAAAAAAAGTTACACACTTTATGTCATAATCAACACATAATGTAATAACTAACTGTAGTAACTATTACATTATGCTCAAAAATGTTATTACGTTATGCGTTCAGCATATTTATTACACATTATTGGCAATTTATTACATTATCAGCATTTATAAAATGTTAAATGTAAAAGTTATCACATTATTACCAGATATTTCATTATTGTCAGTTATTACATTATCTGTCGCTACTGACCTTTATAGTTTTCAAGGAAACAAAATGACGTATCCACCCTGGTTATGCATGCAAGTGTTGTTGATGAGCACTTGCACTGTCTATCACACTCCAGCCCGCAACGGAGCTGTATGTAATGCTTCTTGACGTTGGTTTGCGCACCGCCATTCaaatgaagaagaaaaagaagatgGCCTTAAAAAGTTTTACACAGAGTTGgaaaatattatattatgacatttttaATTATCTATCATAAAATTCCCCCTAAATTGTTTTTAAAATACACACATTTCATTGATATATGTATAAAAAAGCACACAAAGTATCTGGTAACTTTCACAATAGAATATGAATCAGATATGATCAAGAAACCCCGGGAATGTTTttatcttccctccctcccacgtGTGTACATCGGTCTCGGGTGGAATGTTTGTTGATGTACACCTATGAGTAGAAACGTATCAAAATTACTGTTGTAATATACATTTATCGGAGTAATGTTGAAATCAAAAACTTTCGTAAAGAAAACCCGATCAGGCGGGATCATGAAAATAGTCCGCGAGCACTACCTGCGAGACGATATTTGGTGCGGAAGTGAAGTTTGTACAGAATGCAAGCAAGAAGAGACTGTGTTGCAGAAAGACGCTTGCATTGAAAGCAACTTGTGTTCTTTCCCACACTATTTACTCCCAGACACAAATATTGTGTTGAGCCAGGTAAGTTACTGTGCAATAATGTCTAACGTAAACGTtattattaacaacaaatcaatacaaaaaAAGTACATGTCTAAAGTAATCGCTAGATTTTCCCACCGCATCACTACAGTTTTAGATGTCTGACACGCCTATCGTGAAAGTGTGAACCCCACTTATCGAGCTCAGGTTTTTCGCAAACTCGGTCCTGCCCCCGTCCCCCGGTGGCACGTTCTGGTTTTTGCCCTACCCAGCTGATTAAAATAATGATAGCTTGATGATGAATTGGATATTTGAGTCCGctatgtagtgctagggcaaaaaccctGATCTAGCTAACACTAGTTTGACTAACTTTCAGGTGTGACATTCTACCACGCTGAGTCAGTATCCCTTTTAATGTCTGTAGATTGATATCCTGGAGGATCCCTTGATCAAGAACGTGATCATTCTGCAGACTGTACTCCAAGAGGTCCGCCACAGGAGCGCTCCCATCTACAAGCGATTGAAAGACATCCTTCACGACAAGGAAAAACACTTTTACACTTTCACTAACGAACATCACAGGTAGAAAATAGATATGCTGTTTGCCTTAGATAACTGACTGTTTTGTAGTGATTTAAGGGGGTGCAGCCTAACTTGGTTTTGAATCAGTGACTCTTAGGGTTATCCCACCACTGACGCCAATGTAGCAATTGACTGAAATAAGTTGGAGCAAGACTGAAGTCAGTATGTTTCCCGACCAAAACAGTTTGGAAGAGTTTGCTCGTATATTATGAtgccattttgtttgttttttggacTTTGGCACGGGTTTTTTAAGCTGTTCTTATTCACGTTTTctcttgagaaatactgcacctaACATCCTAATCAGATGAAAAATTGCGTGACTAAGATCTACTAGGCAAAAAGTAAATTTATAACAGATTTATTGAGTTATCTTTGTTCTGACTATTTTggggaagtgtatactggctacggcgtctcaaaaaggacaaacagtactattgccgtttttttttcttgtttttcaacccAAGGTCTTTTTAAGTATGAGAGCACACTCGTTCAGCTAACCGAGCTCAGGCTAGtcgccagccgaactgaagcatgctgactcCTTAACTGTCCATCCGATTTGTGATCAATGCTTTTCAAAGCCACATATGGCTGTATTCTTCTGTTCCAGAGAAacgtatatagagagagagcagggggaaagCGCCAACGATCGGAATGACAGAGCCATCCGCATATCTACCAAGTGGTACAGTGATCACCTGAACAACACCCCCACGGACAAGAAGCTAAAGGTTGTTTTGCTGACCAACGACCGGGGCAACAAGGAGAAAGCAGAGGAGTCCGGCCTGCTCACATACAGATGTAAGAAACTACACACCTCCGTTACCTCAGTACCCCAAGATGAGACCGCTGTTCTTACCTCAGTACCCCAAGATGAGACCGCTGTTCTTGTCTTTAATATCACAATATCTGTTACCTCAGTACCCCAAGATGAGACCGCTGTTCTTGTCtttaaccttaaacacaaggTCACAATACTAGGTGTGTTCAACATGTCGACTACGTGTTTACTCTAGTAGATGTGGACTACATGTTTACTCTAGTAGATGTGGACTACATGTTTACTCTAGTAGATGTGGACTACGTGTTTACTCTAGTAGATGTGGACTACGTGTTTACTTTAGTAGATGTGGAATACGTGTTTACTTTAGTAGATGTGGAATACGTGTTTACTCTAGTAGATGTGGACTACATGTTTACTCTAGTAGATGTGGACTACATGTTTACTCTAGTAGATGTGGACTACATGTTTACTCTAGTAGATGCGGACTACGTGTTTACTCTAGTAGATGTGGACTACATGTTTACTTTAGTAGATGTGGACTACGTGTTTACTTTAGTAGATGTGGACTACGTGTTTACTCTAGATGTGGACTACATGTTTACTCTAGAAGATGTGGACTACATGTTTACTCTAGTAGATGTGGACTACATGTTTACTCTAGTAGATGTGGACTACATGTTTACTCTAGTAGATGTGGACTACCTGTTTACTTTAGTAGATGTGGACTACATGTTTACTCTAGTAGATGTGGACTACATGTTTACTCTAGTAGATGTGGACTACCTGTTTACTTTAGTAGATGTGGACTACATGTTTACTCTAGTAGATGTGGACTACATGTTTACTCTAGTAGATGTGGACTACATGTTTACTCTAGAAGATGTGGACTACATGTTTACTCTAGTAGATGTGGACTACATGTTTACTCTAGTAGATGTGGACTACATGTTTACTCTAGTAGATGTGGACTACATGTTTACTCTAGTAGATGTGGACTACATGTTTACTCTAGTAGATGTGGACTACGTGTTTACTCTAGTAGATGTGGACTACGTGTTTACTCTAGTAGATGTGGACTACGTGTTTACTCTAGTAGATGTGGACTACATGTTTACTCTAGTAGATGTGGACTACATGTTTACTCTAGAAGATGTGGACTACATGTTTACTCTAGTAGATGTGGACTACATGTTTACTCTAGTAGATGTGGACTACATGTTTACTCTAGTAGATGTGGACTACATGTTTACTCTAGTAGATGTGGACTACATGTTTACTCTAGTAGATGTGGACTACGTGTTTACTCTAGTAGATGTGGACTACGTGTTTACTCTAGTAGATTTGGACTACATGTTTACTCTAGATGTCGACTACGTGTTTACTTTAGATGTGGACTACATGTTTACTCTAGAAGATGCCGTCTTCATCCGTCCTCTGTTCCACACAGGTGAGGAGTACGTCAAGAGTCTGATAGCCAACCCTGAGCTGGTGGATCGACTGGCTTTGACCAACGATGACAAGGTAACTAATATCTACACAATATCGCATTTACACATATGTACTTTCTACAGCAGCTATTTTAGATCCATAGAGAAAGTTAGATCTGCATATTCATAGAGAAAGTTAGATCTGCATATTCATAGAGAACGTTAGATATGCATATTCATAGAGAAAGTTAGATCTGCATATTCATAGAGAAAGTTAGATCTGCATATTCATAGGGAAAGTTAGATCTGCATATTCATAGAGAACGTTAGATCTGCATATTCATAGAGAAAGTTAGATCTGCATATTCATAGAGAAAGTTAGATCTGCATATTCATAGTTATTCGTTTAATTTAGCACTttaatttctctctccctcccccagaatGAGATCACCAGCAGTAAGGTGTTGTTCCCGGAGCACCTGCCCCTGTCTAGGATCCAGTCTGGGATTAAGAGTGGGACCTTCCAACAGGGAACGTTCCGGGCTAGCAGAGACAACTACCTGGAGGCTACTGTGTTTGTCCACGGAGAAGGAGATGACAGTACAGAGGTGAGTGCTGCTGAAGCATAGCTCATGTTCATTAGTGGATTCTGGCCGTGTAACCTGACATAGAAGTATGGAACATTCTTTAAGTCCTCCAACAGTTGCTGAATATTTCCTCATCGTTAACTCCTCTGTTCATGTACCTGGTTAGTTAACTCCTCTGTTCATGTACCTGGTTAGTTAACTCCTCTGTTCATGTACCTGGTTAGTTAACTCCTCTGTTCATGTACCTGGTTTGGAAAAGTGAGTCACCAACAGTATAATTCTTCCTTTACCATTGGATGGGAGTGGAGAATCTTTGATGCTGTTCTAAGTGCCAGCTGGCGAGATGGGGATGAGTGAGTGATTGGATGGGAAATGTAAACGAAGCAGCGTTGGTTACCATGGTAACACTTCCTCTTCCTGTCCCGCCCCTCAGGTTCTGATCCAAGGCCTGCAGAACCTGAACAGGGCTGTCCATCAGGACCTGGTTGCTGTGGAGATCATGCCTCTGAACCAATGGGTGGCTCCGTCCTCTGTGGTGCTGCAGGACGAGGGGCCCAAGGAGGATGATgtcacagaggaggaggaggcagagttGAAGAGTGGTCCGTCTGGGGCGGCGTCACGGAAGCCCACAGGCAGGGTGGTGGGCATCATCAAGAGGAACTGGAGACCCTTCTGTGGCATGCTCTTCCTGTCCCAAATCAAAGAGGTAACTAGCATCACCTCGCTCTGCTCTGTcaatcaacacatcaatcaaaacaaGCCCTTCAGAAATCCTACATGAGTATTTATCCATATGGATGTGTATACCACCATGCTTTGGTTTCTCTTGTGATTATTTTGTCGTTTGTCGTACTTGTTTTGTGCTGACGAAGATATCTCATTGTTCCTGGTCTGTTATACCCCGTCCTCCCCTTCCCAGGCCACCCGTCACCTCTTCACCCCAGCCGACCGCCGTATCCCCAGGATCCGTATAGAGACGCGCCAGGCGGCCACGTTGGCAGGACAGAGGATCATGGTGGCCATCGACGGCTGGCCCAAGCACTCCAGATACCCTAATGTATGTGTCTCTCAGGTCCTCTTGATTACAGTTGGGCTGCTCAGATGATCACGTATCATTATGGGATATCGATGCCTGGAGAAATGTGTGATGTACATGAGATGTGCAGCTCGACTGCAATGAAGAGGACCTGGAACGCACCTCAATCATAACGGCTCATCTCTCCTCTTTCGGTCTTTGAGGAACTAGCAGAGACTAGACACCATTCTCTCctcacccacccctctctcctcctctccctctctccttctctctcctcacccacccgtctctcctcctctccctctctcctcctctccctctcctcctctccctctcctcacccacccctctctccttctctccctctctcctcctcctctccctctctcctcctctcctcttctccctctctcctcacccacccctctctccttctctccctctctcctcctcctctccctcttctcctcctctccctctcatccccctctccctctctcctcacccacccctctctcctcctctccctctctccctctctcctcctctcagggcCATTTTGTTCGTAGCCTGGGAAGTGCAGGGGAcaaggagacggagacggaggTGCTACTACTGGAGCATGATGTCCCTCACCAGGACTTCTCACAGGCCGTCCTCAGTTTCCTCCCCAAGATGCCCTGGAACATCACAGAGGAGGTAACTGCACCGCACAGTGGGGGTCCTGTTATGGCGGCCATTTTGTGTCAAGACATATATCAATGGTTGTCACCTGGTGGCTACGTTGTTGTAGCTACACCAATCAACAATTTGGTAACACTACTTAAAGCCTGTTGGTATAATTGCATTATGGTGTGGTTATAATACTTTATAAAGGCTCATAACATGCTTATAACAGGTAATAATGCATCACTAAACCTTATTTGATCTTCTATCAGGACATGGCTGTGAGAGAGGACCTGAGGAACCTGACCgtctgcagtgtggatcctccTGGCTGTACGGACATAGATGATGCTCTGCACTGTAGAGACCTGCCCAATGGAAACCAAGAGGTAGGACACTGaggaactaacacagtttacCACAGCATTTTATTGGGATGGGTGAATGTttggatgaggtaacagaatcTTATTTTAATTGGTAATATGGTGGAACAGAATTGAAAGTTGAGAagtcatcgtgtgtgtgtgtgtttctttgtgggTTGAAGGTTGGTGTCCACATTGCTGATGTGAGCCACTTCATCCGGCCAGGCAACGCTATGGACCTGGAGGCTGCTAACAGAGGAACTACAGTCTACCTGACTGGAAGGGTACAGACCATCTGTTTCATCACATAGTAACCTTGATGAACCCTAGCTAGCTCTTTTAGTAcgtcttaaatggcaccctattcactataagtgcactattattttttattttttaccagagcccgggtcaaaagtagtgcactatatagggaaaagggttccATTTAAGTGTTGTATTGCTAACACAGATGATTGTCTCCCATCAGAGGATCGACATGGTTCCTGAACTGCTGAGCTCCAACCTGTGTTCTCTACGATCCAGTGTGGAGAGGTGACTTTAATACTTCCTGAAGACATCATAtattttgttattgttgttgtcatTTACCGTTAGTGGTGTTCATGGTGTCTCCTCTCGGTAGGCTGGCCTTCTCTTGTATATGGGAGATCAACGACAAGGCTGAGATAGTCAAGACCAGATTCACTAAAAGTGTCATCAACTccaaggtagagggagaggaaacTCACACATTTGACAATGTAACAGTTGTGATTGAGACAATGTAAGAAATGCCCCTCAGGGATCAATAAAGTTTATTGAATTGAATGATAATTCTTCCTCCAGGCCTCCCTGACGTACGCCGAGGCCCAGATGAGGATTGATGACGCCAACATGAATGATGACACCACCAAGAGCTTACGAGGCCTGAACAGACTAGCCAAGATCCT
The nucleotide sequence above comes from Oncorhynchus clarkii lewisi isolate Uvic-CL-2024 unplaced genomic scaffold, UVic_Ocla_1.0 unplaced_contig_13472_pilon_pilon, whole genome shotgun sequence. Encoded proteins:
- the LOC139402688 gene encoding exosome complex exonuclease RRP44-like → MLKSKTFVKKTRSGGIMKIVREHYLRDDIWCGSEVCTECKQEETVLQKDACIESNLCSFPHYLLPDTNIVLSQIDILEDPLIKNVIILQTVLQEVRHRSAPIYKRLKDILHDKEKHFYTFTNEHHRETYIEREQGESANDRNDRAIRISTKWYSDHLNNTPTDKKLKVVLLTNDRGNKEKAEESGLLTYRCEEYVKSLIANPELVDRLALTNDDKNEITSSKVLFPEHLPLSRIQSGIKSGTFQQGTFRASRDNYLEATVFVHGEGDDSTEVLIQGLQNLNRAVHQDLVAVEIMPLNQWVAPSSVVLQDEGPKEDDVTEEEEAELKSGPSGAASRKPTGRVVGIIKRNWRPFCGMLFLSQIKEATRHLFTPADRRIPRIRIETRQAATLAGQRIMVAIDGWPKHSRYPNGHFVRSLGSAGDKETETEVLLLEHDVPHQDFSQAVLSFLPKMPWNITEEDMAVREDLRNLTVCSVDPPGCTDIDDALHCRDLPNGNQEVGVHIADVSHFIRPGNAMDLEAANRGTTVYLTGRRIDMVPELLSSNLCSLRSSVERLAFSCIWEINDKAEIVKTRFTKSVINSKASLTYAEAQMRIDDANMNDDTTKSLRGLNRLAKILKKRRIEKGALTLSSPEVRFHIDSETHDPIDLQTKELKETNSMVEEFMLLANISVAQKIYDEFSECALLRKHPAPPPSNYDILNKAAKSKDMVIHTDSAKALADSLDAAQVDGFPYFNTLLRILATRCMMQAVYFCSGMDSDFHHYGLASPIYTHFTSPIRRYSDIIVHRLLAVAIGADSTYPDLMDKHKQSALCNNLNYRHKMAQYAQRASVAYHTQLFFKSRGILNEEGFILFVRKNAIIVLIPKFGLEGTVFFENKDKPSPKLIFNEEAPSLTVEGHSFNMFDKVKVTISLDASNVQHQKIRMSLVEPVISGVSVAPSEPEPEVKRAKLDR